CTCCCGAATGTGCTCCACCGATACCGGCTCGTCCGTATATTTACGAACACTTCTCCGATCGAGCAGCACCGACTTGAATGCTTCGTATTGGGTATTCAGGGTCGCAGTCACTTCCGTCATCCTTCTCATCCTCTCCGATATAGCAAGGCTACGAGCTTATAATTAGTACTTGGTTCTAATAGCTACTAACCATTATATGCGCGACAGACCCGAATGACAACCATACGATGGATGAAAAAAAAGAACACCGCCCAGCTATACGCCAGAGCGCGTGTTCCGATAATGCAGACCGATAAACCCGACCATCGCTGAGAATGCAAGCAACGATGCCGTTTCATACATGAGCTGAGGGCTCAGCTCATTGAATATCCACCCGCCTGTTACTCCGCTCAGCAAGCCGGCAAGTCCTGACCATGTAATCGCGAACACCGCCTGACCGCTTGCGCGGTATTGGTCGGGGATCGCTCCCTGAATGTAACGGATGCCTGTAAACAGGAAGATGCCGAACGAGAACGAGTGCAGCGCTTGAATGACAACGATCCACATCGGATCGTGAGCTTGACTCATCAGCAGGAAGCGCAGAGCATAGACGAGGCTACTGACAGCCAGCAGCGGGAGCTCCTTGAACCGATGACCGTATTTGCTGAGCAGGAAGAAGATCGGAATCTCGCTCAGCGCAGAGACCATCCACGCCCAGCCAATCAGCGTCGGATTCGCTCCGAGATGCTGCATGTACAGCGCGAGGAAGCTGTCATTCATCCGGTGCGACATCGAGACGATGAGAATCATGACGAGGAAGGCGAGGAACGGCTTCGCCGTAACGAGCGGCAGCAGTCCGGAGAAATCAGGCTTCGTCACCTTCGCGTCCCGAGCATCCTTGATCAGAAGCGCAAGAAGCAACGTGACAGACAAGCTGCCGACAGCTAGCCATAGCGTCCAATCAGTGCCAAGCGACCTCAGCAGC
Above is a genomic segment from Paenibacillus sp. YYML68 containing:
- a CDS encoding MFS transporter, encoding MTNRRDDALLRGFTFSMFTMMALMASYFPLYFQHIGYNTLQIGLIFSIGPMIGIVSNLFWGFMSDKYRTVKKIIILIVFGQLLVSAFLFQVDSFALLMITMSFLFFFQQPIISLNDSLTLLTISGTKKSYASFRVWGSIGFAAAALGFGMLLRSLGTDWTLWLAVGSLSVTLLLALLIKDARDAKVTKPDFSGLLPLVTAKPFLAFLVMILIVSMSHRMNDSFLALYMQHLGANPTLIGWAWMVSALSEIPIFFLLSKYGHRFKELPLLAVSSLVYALRFLLMSQAHDPMWIVVIQALHSFSFGIFLFTGIRYIQGAIPDQYRASGQAVFAITWSGLAGLLSGVTGGWIFNELSPQLMYETASLLAFSAMVGFIGLHYRNTRSGV